In one window of Caballeronia sp. TF1N1 DNA:
- a CDS encoding methyl-accepting chemotaxis protein produces the protein MFSTIKGRLALAMTLLSMLLIGIGLVGLVGMSKSNETTHDLFTNEMPSAVSVGNAEMFMARERLSFDRAALNIGTNAADEAIGRGALMRKTSDDAWTKYAALPQAPGEKQLADKFNEQRLQMQKLLDEGYADVRAKDQAKVTADAATMQAAFNDFAKTGVELRKLQFDQAQSDYDASQATFAMFRMVSIIAIVIGLAASSYSWFSLRQRIARPLDAALEQFGAIAAGDLRRDVRITSNDEMGQLLRGLSTMQASLVETVRSVRSGSESIASATKQIAAGNVDLSSRTEEQASALQETASSMDELTGTVKQNADNARQASVLAANASEIAGKGSHVVSQVVTTMGEINQSSTKIADIIAIIEGIAFQTNILALNAAVEAARAGEEGRGFAVVAGEVRSLAQRSSAAAKEIKELIDTSVERVQSGAALVDEAGRTMNDISNAVQRVTDIMGEIAAASEEQSSGIEQVARAVTQMDEVTQQNAALVEEAAAAAQSLEDQASALRTAVEIFRLHDEGARIAA, from the coding sequence ATGTTTTCCACAATCAAGGGCCGCCTCGCCCTCGCCATGACTCTGCTGAGCATGCTGCTCATCGGCATCGGGCTGGTCGGACTCGTCGGCATGAGCAAGTCCAACGAGACGACCCACGACCTCTTCACGAATGAAATGCCGAGCGCGGTGTCGGTCGGCAATGCGGAAATGTTCATGGCGCGCGAACGTCTGAGCTTCGATCGCGCGGCGCTGAACATCGGCACGAACGCGGCGGACGAGGCCATCGGCCGGGGCGCACTGATGCGCAAGACTTCCGACGACGCATGGACGAAGTACGCCGCCCTGCCCCAGGCTCCCGGCGAAAAGCAGCTTGCGGACAAATTCAACGAGCAGCGTCTGCAAATGCAAAAGCTGCTCGACGAAGGCTATGCCGACGTGCGCGCGAAGGACCAGGCGAAAGTCACCGCCGACGCCGCCACGATGCAGGCCGCGTTCAACGACTTCGCGAAGACCGGCGTCGAGTTGCGCAAGCTGCAGTTCGATCAGGCGCAAAGCGACTACGACGCGAGCCAGGCGACCTTCGCCATGTTCCGCATGGTGTCGATCATCGCGATCGTAATCGGGCTCGCTGCATCGTCGTATTCGTGGTTCTCGCTGCGCCAGCGCATTGCGCGCCCGCTCGACGCCGCGCTCGAACAGTTCGGCGCCATTGCCGCAGGCGACCTGCGCCGCGATGTGCGCATCACCTCGAACGACGAAATGGGCCAGTTGCTGCGCGGGCTTTCGACCATGCAGGCGAGCCTCGTCGAAACCGTGCGTTCGGTGCGCTCGGGTAGCGAATCGATTGCATCCGCGACCAAGCAGATTGCGGCGGGCAACGTGGACTTGTCCTCGCGCACCGAGGAACAGGCGTCGGCATTGCAGGAAACCGCGTCGAGCATGGATGAGCTCACGGGCACGGTCAAACAGAACGCCGACAACGCGCGCCAGGCGAGCGTGCTGGCCGCCAATGCATCGGAGATCGCGGGCAAGGGCAGCCATGTGGTGTCGCAAGTGGTGACCACCATGGGCGAGATCAACCAGAGCTCGACGAAGATCGCGGACATCATCGCGATCATCGAAGGCATTGCGTTCCAGACCAACATTCTCGCGCTCAACGCAGCCGTGGAAGCGGCGCGTGCAGGCGAAGAAGGACGCGGCTTCGCGGTCGTGGCAGGCGAAGTGCGCTCGCTCGCGCAACGCTCGTCGGCGGCGGCGAAGGAGATCAAGGAACTGATCGATACCTCCGTCGAACGCGTGCAATCCGGCGCGGCGCTCGTCGATGAAGCCGGCCGCACGATGAACGACATCAGCAACGCCGTGCAGCGCGTGACCGACATCATGGGCGAGATCGCGGCGGCATCGGAAGAACAATCGAGCGGTATCGAACAAGTGGCGCGCGCCGTGACGCAAATGGACGAAGTGACGCAGCAGAACGCGGCGCTCGTCGAGGAAGCGGCGGCAGCGGCGCAGTCGCTCGAAGATCAGGCGAGCGCGTTGCGTACCGCAGTCGAAATCTTCCGTCTGCATGACGAAGGCGCGCGCATCGCCGCTTGA
- a CDS encoding glycosyltransferase family 2 protein, which yields MKNALTVSICLPTCNRPELIVQCLDSCLAQKYPHIEILIGDDSRDDLTQQLIAACYAHDARVRYVRNDVPLGQARNVSSLFERATGALVMLIHDDDYLVHDAVARLAALWATYPHLQVAFGDQYEVDAEGRVDVHKSAALNAAFHRKRRAQGMQPLPGRTGLVQMFPNNGWMALAALVRAVGYREEVGACCDYVFGAQLCLAAKHVYYLHEYVSYYRKTTASVSRSTRRSVSAAAFSAYQFVSAMTLDPSLEAARGIALRRLAPIVVSLHARHDAPLAALRVAFEHPDAYTYGASLRLYYHLLLIVRALVAMRSRQRSGTPRFP from the coding sequence ATGAAAAACGCGCTGACGGTCTCCATTTGCCTGCCCACCTGCAACCGGCCCGAACTGATTGTGCAGTGCCTCGACTCCTGCCTCGCGCAGAAGTATCCGCACATCGAAATATTGATCGGGGACGACTCGCGTGACGATCTCACGCAGCAGCTCATCGCCGCGTGCTACGCGCACGACGCGCGCGTGCGATATGTACGCAACGACGTGCCGCTCGGGCAAGCACGCAATGTGTCGAGCCTCTTCGAGCGTGCGACGGGCGCGCTCGTCATGCTGATCCACGACGACGACTATCTCGTGCACGACGCCGTCGCGCGGCTCGCGGCGCTTTGGGCGACGTATCCGCATCTGCAGGTCGCGTTCGGCGATCAATACGAGGTCGATGCCGAAGGTCGCGTCGATGTCCATAAAAGCGCGGCGCTCAATGCGGCGTTCCATCGAAAACGGCGCGCGCAAGGCATGCAGCCGCTGCCAGGACGAACCGGTCTTGTGCAAATGTTCCCCAACAATGGCTGGATGGCGCTCGCGGCGCTCGTGCGGGCAGTGGGGTATCGCGAGGAAGTCGGCGCGTGCTGCGATTACGTGTTCGGCGCGCAGTTGTGTCTGGCGGCCAAGCATGTCTACTATCTGCACGAATACGTTTCGTACTATCGCAAGACGACGGCTTCCGTGTCGCGCAGCACGCGCCGTTCGGTCAGCGCGGCAGCGTTTAGCGCCTACCAGTTCGTTTCGGCGATGACGCTCGATCCATCGCTCGAAGCGGCGCGCGGCATCGCGTTGCGCCGGTTGGCACCGATCGTCGTTTCGCTGCACGCGCGGCACGATGCGCCGCTCGCCGCGCTGCGCGTCGCCTTCGAACATCCCGATGCCTATACGTATGGCGCAAGTCTCAGGCTCTACTATCACCTCTTGCTGATCGTGCGCGCGCTCGTCGCCATGCGTAGCCGGCAGCGTTCAGGCACGCCGCGTTTTCCCTGA
- a CDS encoding MFS transporter produces the protein MFHRPKVTRSVLALMCAMSFIMYLDRVNLSAAAGLIRDDLHLSNTDIGFVFGAFAYTYAICQVIGGWVSDRFGAKTTLVLCASIWIVATVATGFAGGVVSLFCARMLLGVGEGAALPAQARALVNWYPAQKRGFVQGLTHSFSRLGNALTPPLIAILVAFASWRASFILVGALTAVWVLVYAWYFADNPRKHRHITAEEIAELPPENKVAVEKTREPTPWGRLIKRIGPTMMVYFCYGWTGWLFFTWLPTFFMHGRGLDLKSSALFSAGVFLSGVVGNTAGGVISDRILKRTGNVVAARRNMIIVAFLGALIFLAPVMVVKSLPVMAGCMSLSFFFLEMTIGPIWAVPMDITPKHVGIASGLVNAGSAIAGIFSPIVFGFIVDRTGSWTLPFGGSLGLLAVGIVMTFFMRPDIELDPANDADSSLRDAEGKLVFADRR, from the coding sequence ATGTTCCATCGACCCAAGGTCACCCGGTCGGTCCTCGCGCTCATGTGCGCGATGTCTTTCATCATGTATCTCGATCGCGTCAACCTGTCCGCCGCGGCAGGCCTGATTCGCGATGATCTTCATCTCAGCAATACCGATATCGGCTTCGTGTTCGGCGCCTTCGCCTACACCTATGCGATCTGCCAGGTAATCGGCGGATGGGTGAGCGATCGCTTCGGCGCGAAGACCACGCTCGTGCTGTGCGCGTCGATCTGGATCGTCGCCACGGTCGCGACGGGCTTCGCGGGCGGCGTCGTATCGCTCTTCTGCGCGCGCATGCTGCTCGGTGTCGGCGAGGGCGCGGCGCTTCCGGCGCAGGCCCGCGCGCTAGTCAACTGGTATCCGGCGCAAAAGCGCGGCTTCGTGCAAGGGCTCACGCATTCGTTCTCGCGCCTGGGCAATGCGCTGACGCCGCCGCTGATCGCGATTCTCGTCGCCTTCGCGTCGTGGCGTGCATCGTTCATTCTGGTGGGCGCGCTGACCGCGGTCTGGGTGCTGGTCTACGCGTGGTACTTCGCCGATAACCCGCGCAAGCATCGACACATCACGGCCGAGGAAATCGCCGAGCTGCCGCCCGAAAATAAAGTGGCCGTGGAGAAGACCCGCGAGCCGACGCCGTGGGGACGTCTCATCAAGCGCATCGGGCCGACCATGATGGTCTACTTCTGCTACGGCTGGACAGGCTGGCTCTTCTTCACGTGGCTGCCGACGTTCTTCATGCACGGACGCGGCCTCGATCTCAAGAGCTCGGCGCTTTTTTCAGCGGGCGTGTTTCTCTCGGGCGTCGTGGGCAATACGGCGGGCGGCGTGATCTCCGACCGCATTCTCAAACGCACCGGCAACGTGGTCGCCGCGCGGCGCAACATGATCATCGTCGCATTTCTCGGCGCGTTGATCTTTCTCGCGCCCGTCATGGTGGTGAAGTCCTTGCCTGTCATGGCAGGCTGCATGAGTCTGTCGTTCTTCTTCCTCGAAATGACCATCGGTCCCATCTGGGCCGTGCCGATGGACATCACGCCCAAGCACGTCGGGATTGCGAGCGGGCTCGTCAATGCGGGATCGGCCATTGCGGGCATCTTCTCGCCGATCGTGTTCGGCTTCATCGTGGACCGCACTGGAAGCTGGACCTTGCCGTTCGGCGGCTCGCTGGGACTGCTTGCGGTGGGTATCGTGATGACGTTCTTCATGCGACCCGATATCGAACTCGATCCGGCGAACGATGCCGATTCCTCGTTGCGCGATGCCGAAGGGAAACTGGTATTCGCGGATCGCCGATGA
- a CDS encoding DUF5074 domain-containing protein — MKRAKAEIIREYGPFPEVEGVHGVSWDGQQVWFASGDALNALDPESGKTRRKLAVAAHAGTAFDGEHLYQIAEDRIQKVDPKTGEVVSTIPAPGGGADSGLAWAEGTLWVGQYRERKIHQVDPGDGKILRTIDSDRFVTGVTWVDGELWHATWESDASELRRIDPATGEVFERLDMPEGVGVSGLESDGGERFFCGGGRTGKIRAVKKPKPE, encoded by the coding sequence ATGAAACGCGCAAAGGCGGAGATCATCCGCGAATACGGACCTTTTCCCGAAGTGGAAGGCGTGCACGGCGTGAGCTGGGACGGACAGCAAGTCTGGTTCGCCTCGGGCGATGCCCTCAACGCGCTCGACCCCGAAAGCGGCAAGACCCGACGCAAGCTCGCGGTCGCGGCGCACGCGGGCACGGCCTTCGATGGCGAGCATCTGTATCAGATTGCCGAGGACCGCATTCAAAAGGTCGATCCAAAAACCGGCGAGGTCGTCTCGACCATCCCCGCTCCCGGCGGTGGCGCCGATTCCGGTCTCGCGTGGGCAGAAGGCACGCTCTGGGTCGGACAATATCGCGAGCGCAAGATTCATCAAGTCGATCCGGGCGATGGCAAAATTCTGCGCACCATCGATTCCGATCGCTTCGTCACGGGCGTCACCTGGGTCGATGGCGAACTCTGGCACGCCACGTGGGAAAGCGACGCGAGCGAACTGCGACGCATCGACCCGGCGACCGGCGAAGTCTTCGAGCGGCTCGACATGCCGGAAGGCGTGGGCGTCTCGGGACTCGAATCGGACGGCGGCGAGCGCTTTTTTTGCGGCGGCGGGCGCACAGGCAAGATAAGAGCCGTGAAAAAGCCGAAGCCAGAATGA
- a CDS encoding DUF899 domain-containing protein — translation MTSHTTGTRDDWLAARLSLLSREKELTRQSDELAAARQALPWVRIDKTYRFDTETGSATLADLFGGRSQLLVYHFMFGPDWKAGCPSCSAIADGFDGFAIHLAHHDVALWCVSRAPIEKLAAYKKRMGWQFPWASAHDGDFNFDFNVSFTEEQQRDGSIEYNYAKNRHAMDQKDPPETVKQGAADVGTTAPAYSLDRPGLSVFAMQDGDVYHTYSAYSRGLDSLWGMYQWLDRAPKGRNETGNWWKRHDEYPG, via the coding sequence ATGACGAGTCATACGACAGGAACGCGCGACGACTGGCTGGCCGCACGCTTGAGCCTTCTTTCGCGCGAAAAGGAACTCACGCGGCAAAGCGATGAACTCGCCGCGGCACGTCAGGCGTTGCCGTGGGTTCGCATCGACAAGACTTATCGCTTCGATACGGAAACAGGAAGCGCCACGCTGGCTGACCTATTCGGCGGCCGCTCGCAGTTGCTCGTTTATCACTTCATGTTCGGGCCGGACTGGAAGGCGGGCTGCCCGTCTTGCTCCGCGATCGCGGATGGCTTCGACGGTTTCGCCATTCATCTCGCGCATCACGATGTCGCGCTGTGGTGCGTGTCCCGCGCGCCCATCGAGAAGCTCGCGGCCTACAAGAAGCGCATGGGATGGCAGTTTCCATGGGCCTCCGCGCACGATGGCGACTTCAACTTCGACTTCAACGTGTCGTTCACCGAAGAGCAGCAGCGCGACGGCAGCATCGAATACAACTATGCGAAGAATCGCCACGCGATGGATCAGAAAGACCCGCCCGAAACCGTCAAGCAAGGCGCCGCCGATGTCGGCACGACCGCGCCCGCGTATTCGCTCGACAGACCAGGCTTGAGCGTCTTCGCGATGCAGGACGGCGACGTCTATCACACGTACTCGGCCTACTCGCGAGGTCTCGACAGTCTCTGGGGCATGTATCAGTGGCTCGATCGCGCGCCGAAAGGCCGCAACGAAACCGGCAACTGGTGGAAGCGTCACGACGAATATCCGGGCTGA
- a CDS encoding helix-turn-helix domain-containing protein, which yields MDSLINAAARALAAGDPLGALNRVALRDDAAALALRGIAMAQLGEFARAKTLLRSAARRFGAKEAVARSRCVVAEAEIALASRDLAWPQKALDAARVTLEAHGDHVNAVHARILAVRRLALLGRLDDARLLLASLDALSLPPASEAARELIAAAIAIRRVETQPAREALTRAREAAHRSGIAALEAEAESASSVLDAPAARRIAQGEARLLRLDEVEALFASSAFIVDACRNVVREGGVTIALATRPVLFTLARALAEAWPDDVPRDTLIVRAFRMKHADDTHRARLRVEIGRLRTMLQSLATVSATPRGFTLTPRRADEVVVLAQPMEDAYATLLAVLADGQTWSSSALALALGSSQRTVQRGLTTLAAAGKVQAYGQGRARRWMTAPLPGFTTALLLPAGLAYD from the coding sequence ATGGATTCACTGATCAACGCGGCGGCGCGCGCGCTCGCGGCCGGCGACCCCCTTGGCGCGCTCAATCGTGTTGCATTGCGCGACGATGCCGCCGCGCTCGCACTGCGTGGCATCGCCATGGCGCAACTCGGCGAGTTCGCGCGCGCGAAGACCTTGCTGCGCAGCGCGGCGCGTCGATTCGGCGCGAAGGAAGCGGTTGCGCGTTCGCGATGCGTGGTCGCCGAAGCGGAGATCGCGTTGGCATCGCGCGATCTTGCGTGGCCGCAGAAAGCGCTCGATGCCGCGCGCGTCACGCTCGAAGCGCATGGCGACCACGTCAACGCGGTCCATGCGCGCATTTTGGCGGTGCGCAGGCTCGCGTTGCTCGGCCGGTTGGACGATGCTCGGCTCTTGCTCGCATCGCTCGACGCCTTAAGTCTTCCGCCGGCATCGGAGGCCGCACGCGAACTCATTGCGGCGGCAATCGCGATACGGCGTGTGGAGACGCAGCCTGCGCGCGAAGCGTTGACGCGCGCGCGAGAGGCGGCGCATCGGTCGGGTATCGCCGCGCTCGAAGCCGAAGCGGAAAGCGCGTCGAGCGTGCTCGATGCGCCAGCGGCCAGACGTATCGCACAAGGCGAAGCGCGGCTCCTGCGGCTCGATGAAGTGGAGGCGCTGTTTGCATCGTCTGCGTTCATCGTGGATGCGTGTCGCAATGTCGTGCGCGAAGGCGGCGTCACCATTGCGCTCGCCACGCGTCCGGTGCTTTTCACGCTGGCGCGCGCGCTTGCGGAAGCATGGCCGGACGACGTGCCGCGCGACACGCTCATCGTGCGGGCGTTTCGCATGAAGCATGCGGACGACACGCATCGGGCGCGCTTGCGGGTCGAGATAGGGCGCTTGAGGACGATGCTGCAATCGCTCGCAACGGTGAGCGCGACGCCGCGCGGCTTCACGCTGACGCCGCGTCGGGCAGATGAAGTCGTCGTTCTGGCGCAGCCGATGGAAGATGCCTACGCGACGCTGCTGGCCGTTCTGGCCGATGGTCAAACGTGGTCCAGTTCGGCGCTTGCGTTGGCGCTTGGATCGAGCCAGCGCACGGTACAGCGTGGGCTTACGACGCTCGCGGCGGCGGGCAAGGTTCAGGCATACGGACAAGGACGCGCGCGCCGCTGGATGACCGCACCCCTGCCCGGTTTCACGACGGCCTTGTTACTCCCCGCTGGTTTGGCCTACGACTAG